The Toxoplasma gondii ME49 chromosome III, whole genome shotgun sequence genome includes a window with the following:
- a CDS encoding hypothetical protein (encoded by transcript TGME49_275830) encodes MRTPSAFSPSSPASPSFCSSLSPPRLSSTRAALFSRRCGSPPRFLPPQTEAFSPPSRSPPSSLSSHLESASSAMTLVASRSASLSPSSLASFSSSLPPSPSGHSASPSGLTQLSFWLTPFSGACVIDSSSRRRSLLVSASLRLFGTAFLPPAISPAAAAAEARVSPSLLSPPSSKITPSRSPSSSLASSRSCPSSASPPFSSPAFVSCSFSEHTVEVATEPSSALPSPGVSGGDGASLFLERRESGPSLLPPDMLPDTRGLVYAIHHGEPLPLLAVRLCRQQRVQELAANIAQRLLDALTEAEERRKGATWEEERRASRAATRQGEEGSLKKLLDCSTFRSGERNRKQSLKADAGNARNRENESPQERIRCYWPSVEDETSKMSVFFREMHATLYLLFEPRLFSPSPFLSSSLASSPSPFLSSSLASSPSPFLSSSLASSPSPFLSSSLASSPSPFLSSFSGDREASGEGGDRVLADRVHGESVFSLLNPRVMEMVVPSLKQGRRLHLLLAFLHCVESYFALHTCSKKTVDPNRLLLAVGPARFLLLLSRLGFLPSSSLSSSLSGLGELELPRLLFQRLSAASVDALLLELLKHPGGNAFEAIKVVSLLRLLEKTESLDAPLKGSRWTLQAVAASVSSRKSESLLLAFLRSLAPAKETRGRAVAAACRGVLGEDEIRRAEEEERGEKLALEACAWLARKAAVTGEVADPWGYMVSRSFLLSRLRQQAHTPAALALDSSACRSQEGQEVEGWQHGRAERRREERKAQGDEEVIEEEENEVKDTEEKLEGEGCGKAVKRARGRCAGRTAAQVVVVEESRRVCPLEKQGLKTYACAVHEEPDPAKEIEEEETDMEEDLLSLPSLADSAAAPTRQADCFSTSWKLPPEVTPQTEDPPSSNEDAPLRSPSSSPSSSPSSSTSSSSSSSSFRPLSLPWGVDRVLFLDTVEGLTGLFAFLRSSQEASCRALSAEETAGCSLPPQEALRCTASDAKGPAEAPAEEAAVHASPSVSLSTERDGALAESQRRKAKSGEEEKKRAKKKNDAHVAGEVEIGELTSSRLAESCVSQSRTRAQISSDAVLSEADAASDTCGVSVSVLPVLPSLVPFRPFVVALDLEWTLPHAASVLSLATESRVFLVDLVNDNPVYKATLLQMLRWLFANPFIAKLMYQASGDITKLFFALGAVGSPGALVHCIDLRHPRVWNSPASSEGETRRTPEWANSLPSPAEARGPLVSPSSDPSLKPGAAPAGNTRERREATAKTKEGAPSCRGEDAGAEEKEADAAKSGAESFLVPVRKGRHLANAERELREGVIAKEHFLEKNEEETPERYMRPVKRRFPSLQEMCRQVLHADLDKSEQRSNWNMRPLTASQAHYAALDAYVLILLEAALRRQGWIPGNILGGLGEFSALSFRGRPSEFRIHYQKNASMQASKVEAAEKRHFKWRGS; translated from the exons ATGAGGACGCCGTcagcgttttctccttcctctccggcctctccttctttctgctcttctctgtcacctcctcgcctttcctccacTCGAGCCGCCCTATTCTCTCGACGCTGTGGATCCCCACCGCGTTTTTTGCCTCCTCAGACGGAGgctttttctcctccgtcgcgttctcctccctcttctctctcttcccatCTGGAGTCCGCCTCGTCGGCCATGACCCTCGTTGCCTCCcggtctgcttctctttccccttcttctcttgcctctttctcttcctctctcccgccttcaCCCTCGGGCCATTCGGCTTCGCCCTCCGGTCTCACACAGCTCTCTTTCTGGCTTACTCCTTTTTCAGGTGCATGCGTTAtagactcttcttctcggcgccGCTCTCTCCTGGTCTCTGCGTCACTTCGTCTCTTCGGCACCGCCTTCCTCCCGCCGGCTATCTCTCCCGCTGCGGCTGCGGCTGAGGCGCgggtctctccctctcttctttctccgccgTCTTCAAAAATCACTCCTTCGcgttcgccgtcttcttctctcgcttcttctcgttcgtgtccgtcctctgcttcgcctcctttttcctctcctgcgtTCGTTTCTTGTTCGTTTTCCGAGCACACGGTGGAGGTGGCGACAGAGCCTTCTTCGGCTCTCCCGTCGCCGGGCGTGAGCGGAGGCGAtggtgcttctctctttcttgagagaagagaaagcggaccttctcttcttccgcctgaCATGCTGCCTGACACGCGCGGCCTGGTCTACGCAATTCACCACGGAGAGCCTCTACCGCTCCTCGCAGTGCGGCTCTGCAGACAGCAGCG AGTTCAGGAGCTGGCCGCGAACATTGCGCAGCGTCTTTTGGACGCGTTgacggaggcggaggagcgGCGAAAGGGAGCGACAtgggaggaggagagacgcgcctcGCGGGCAGCAACTCGGcagggcgaggaaggaagttTGAAGAAGCTTCTGGACTGCTCGACGTTCAGAAGTGGCGAGAGAAACCGGAAACAGAGCCTCAAGGCTGACGCGGGCAACGCGCGAAATCGCGAGAACGAGTCGCCCCAGGAGCGCATTCGGTGCTACTGGCCGAGCGTCGAAGACGAGACTTCCAA GATGAGTGTCTTCTTTCGAGAGATGCACGCCACGCTCTACCTCCTCTTCGAACCaaggctcttctctccttctccgtttctttcttcttcccttgcgtcctctccttctccgtttctttcttcttcccttgcgtcctccccttctccgtttctgtcttcttcccttgcgtcctccccttctccgtttctgtcttcttcccttgcgtcctccccttctccgtttctgtcttcttttagtggggacagagaggcgagcggAGAGGGCGGAGATCGTGTACTGGCGGACCGCGTCCACGGCGAAtctgttttctcgcttctgaaTCCGCGCGTCATGGAGATggtcgttccttctctcaagCAGGGGAGGCGTCTGCAcctgcttctcgcctttctccactGCGTCGAAAG CTACTTCGCGCTGCACACCTGCAGCAAGAAGACCGTCGACCCAAATCGTCTTTTGCTCGCCGTCGGTCCTGCCCGattcctgcttcttctttcgcgtctgggatttctgccttcttcttctttgtcttcttctttgtctggTCTTGGTGAGCTCGAGTTGCCGCGCCTGCTCTTCCAGCGTCTCTCGGCTGCGTCGGTGGACGCGCTGCTCCTCGAGTTGTTGAAGCACCCTGGCGGTAACGCGTTCGAGGCCATCAAAGTCGTTTCCCTGCTGCGTCTgctggagaagacagagagtcTGGACGCGCCGCTGAAGGGATCCAGGTGGACGCTCCAGGCTGTGGCAGCCAGCGTGAGCAGTCGGAAGTcggagtctcttcttctcgcctttctccgctctctcgcgCCGGCGAAGGAGACCCGCGGACGCGCGGTCGCGGCGGCCTGCAGAGGCGTTCTCGGCGAAGACGAAATCCGGcgggcagaggaagaagaacgcggagaaaaacTCGCTCTCGAGGCCTGCGCATGGCTTGCGAGAAAAGCGGCGGTCACGG GCGAAGTTGCAGACCCTTGGGGGTACATGGTCTCTCGCAGTTTCTTGCTGAGTCGCCTTCGCCAGCAGGCACACACTCCCGCGGCTCTCGCACTGGACTCTTCAGCATGTCGTTCGCAGGAAGGGCAAGAGGTAGAAGGTTGGCAGCatggaagagcagaaagaaggcgcgaagaacgcaaagcacagggagacgaggaggtgatagaggaagaggaaaatgaagtgaaagacacagaagaaaaactggaAGGCGAGGGATGCGGGAAGGCGGTGAAGCGCGCGCGGGGGCGGTGTGCAGGACGCACGGCTGCCCAGGTAGTAGTAGTAGAAGAGAGTCGGCGTGTATGTCCTCTCGAAAAACAGGGACTCAAGACTTACGCATGTGCTGTCCACGAAGAACCAGACCCGGCGAAAGAaatcgaggaagaggaaaccgaCATGGAAGAGGACCTTTTAAGTCTCCCAAGTCTGGCCGACAGCGCCGCTGCTCCCACAAGACAAGCGGATTGTTTTTCGACTTCTTGGAAGCTGCCGCCAGAAGTCACTCCTCAGACAGAAGACCCACCAAGCTCTAATGAAGACGCTCCACTtcgctcgccttcttcttctccttcttcttctccttcttcttccacttcctcctcttcctcctcttcttcttttcgtcctcTGTCTTTGCCCTGGGGTGTCGACCGAGTGCTCTTTCTCGACACTGTGGAAGGTTTGACTGGACtgttcgcgtttctccgttcGTCGCAGGAAGCGTCTTGTCGCGCGTTGTCTGCCGAAGAGACCGCTGGCTGCTCGCTTCCGCCGCAGGAGGCGCTACGGTGTACAGCCAGCGATGCGAAAGGTCCAGCAGAGGCGCCGGCAGAAGAGGCCGCCGTGCacgcctcgccttctgtttctctctccacagagCGAGACGGTGCCCTCGCGGAGAGTCAACGCCGGAAGGCaaagagtggagaggaagaaaagaagcgagcgaagaagaaaaacgatgcACACGTTGCTGGCGAAGTGGAGATTGGAGAGCTGACGTCGTCGAGACTCGCTGAGTCATGCGTATCGCAGTCTCGGACGAGGGCGCAGATCTCCTCCGacgctgttctctctgaagcGGACGCAGCTTCAGACACCTGTGgggtgtctgtctccgtgcTTCCAGTCCTTCCCTCCCTCGTTCCCTTCCGTCCCTTCGTCGTCGCGCTCGACCTGGAGTGGACgctgccgcatgcagcgagtgTGCTGTCGCTGGCGACGGAGAGCCGAGTCTTTCTGGTCGACTTGGTGAACGATAATCCAGTCTATAAGGCGACGCTTCTGCAGATGCTGCGCTGGCTTTTCGCGAATCCCTTCATTGCGAAGCTGATGTACCAAGCCTCCGGAGACATCACAAAGTTGTTCTTCGCGCTGGGCGCTGTCGGCAGCCCAGGCGCCCTCGTCCACTGCATCGACCTCAG GCACCCGCGAGTCTGGAACTCCCCAGCCTCgtcagaaggagagacgcgaaggacgCCTGAATGGGCAAATTCCCTGCCTTCGCCGGCAGAAGCGCGCGGCCCgcttgtgtctccttcttccgaTCCAAGTCTGAAACCGGGTGCCGCTCCAGCAGGAAacacgcgagagaggcgggaggcgacggcgaagacgaaagaaggaGCACCAAGCTGTAGGGGGGAAGACGCaggtgcagaagaaaaagaagcagatgcGGCAAAGTCTGGGGCAGAAAGTTTTCTCGTTCCTGTCAGGAAAGGCCGCCACTTGGCGAACGCGGAGAGGGAGTTGCGGGAAGGCGTAATCGCTAAGGAACATTTcttggagaagaacgaagaagaaactcctgaGCGCTACATGCGGCCGGTCAAGCGAC GCTTCCCCAGTCTCCAGGAAATGTGCCGACAagtgctgcatgcagacttgGATAAATCTGAGCAGAGGTCGAACTGGAACATGCGCCCTCTGACGGCATCTCAAGCGCACTACGCAGCTCTGGATGCATATGTCCTCATTCTTTTGGAAGCCGCTCTGAGGCGCCAAGGGTGGATCCCGGGCAACATTCTCGGTGGTCTCGGCGAATTCAGTGCACTCAGCTTCC GTGGTCGGCCGTCAGAGTTTCGGATCCACTATCAGAAGAACGCCAGCATGCAGGCATCTAAGGTCGAGGCGGCTGAAAAGCGGCACTTCAAGTGGCGCGGATCCTGA
- a CDS encoding protein phosphatase 2C domain-containing protein (encoded by transcript TGME49_275840), with protein MHRTLSAIHAVLSGRRVSSGGTDFKGDSEEHAESFRMRKVQTPRNAALLRPPLLFSDGPIPSACLPSRSPFRHSFPLRPPPCASCQSLVDASPFFTSPPAPHLFKPPSESNLISSSPSTSLSSSSPQLSFCGASHSASRGETRGRTALSDVPEEAEGERRDTSLSLRQFRRRGKLASPVGQWLVSFNVFPATATRHAFVAFSPEGLVFADGFQGPGAASFVSRRFFSLLDESSAAGASSACVCGTSGRSQTPAPEGEKADAKGSCCRQKSEKSATPASDFPTLNSLLRNKEHSALIAGLDRHFASLDRAFFDACSREASRVTQGSSVCAAFFGGPLGVLVCTLGDVGAVLVVREGERARRRKSERGREKEKKEKEEEKKEKKEQKEKEEEKKEKKEKEEEKKEKKEKEEEKKVRREPRAIEWTPTQGNTEKESSPDDQHKDAETCLSSSCSLSRPSSSVSSPSISPSSPSRSSSSSKEEVSLPLVAWRLADPHNAENVSEMTRLRRAHPHAKPQSLLQGHLLKGVSPATRAIGAFHLKDPELNAELPAGRRVANYGSKEPPLVSSRPDYTLQPFHPDVEGLIVGSAGFWQLLSPEEAASLLDIFITSQHASAAAQARGDVSAVASASADDDAATFLLRAALVELFCRRERTLRTHNLSHRAMEAAGLPHWSNVKQMVLEKQATLGDVTSQLQMIHRLEDLHAKRPDEARLDSLSLDRVGLVNSDVAVCVVLRDCGGPSPKA; from the exons ATGCACCGAACTCTCTCCGCAATTCACGCAGTCCTCTCCGGGCGTCGCGTCTCATCTGGAGGCACCGACTTtaagggagacagcgaagagcaCGCAGAAAGCTTTCGCATGCGCAAAGTTCAAACTCCCCGCAATGCCGCGCTTCTCAGAcctcccctcctcttctctgatGGACCAATTccctctgcctgtctcccctcgcgctctccgtttcgccactcctttcctctccggcCTCCTCCTTGTGCCTCTTGTCAGTCTCTCGTCGATGCCTCGCCGTTTTTCACAAGTCCTCCCGCCCCTCATCTTTTCAAGCCTCCCTCGGAGTCAAAtctcatctcttcttctccctctacttccctttcttcgtcttcacctCAGTTGTCTTTTTGTGGTGCTTCTCACTCGGCTTCTAGGGGAGAGACTCGTGGACGGACTGCGTTGTCTGATGTTCCGGAAGAGGCTGAGGGCGAGCGGCGCGATACTTCTCTGTCGCTAAGACAATTTCGTCGTCGGGGAAAGCTCGCCTCTCCCGTCGGCCAGTGGCTCGTGTCGTTCAACGTCTTCCCTGCAACCGCAACCCGTCAT gCATTCGTCGCCTTTAGTCCGGAAGGCTTGGTCTTCGCCGACGGCTTTCAAGGCCCCGGCGCTgcttcgtttgtttctcgacgtttcttctctctgttggaCGAAAGCAGCGCTGCAGGTGCCTCTTCGGCGTGTGTTTGCGGAACCTCCGGTCGCTCGCAAACTCCTGCCccagaaggggagaaggcagacgcgaaaggaagctgctgcaggcaaaaaagcgagaaatcAGCGACGCCTGCGAGCGACTTCCCCACCCTAAATTCGCTGCTAAGAAACAAGGAACACTCTGCTCTCATCGCGGGTCTCGACAGAcacttcgcgtctctcg ATCGGGCGTTcttcgatgcatgcagccgagAGGCGAGTCGCGTTACGCAGGGCAGCAGTGTCTGTGCTGCGTTCTTCGGCGGGCCTCTAg GCGTCTTGGTGTGTACGCTGGGCGACGTCGGTGCAGTGCTGGTGGtgcgagagggagagcgcgcgcggcgcaggaagagcgagaggggaagagagaaagagaagaaggagaaggaagaagagaagaaggagaagaaggagcagaaggagaaggaagaagagaagaaggagaagaaggagaaggaagaagagaagaaggagaaaaaggagaaggaagaagagaagaaagtgcgCCGCGAGCCACGCGCAATCGAATGGACGCCTACGCAGGGCAACACTGAAAAGGAGTCTTCTCCAGACGATCAACACAAGGACGCAGAAAcatgtctctcctcttcctgctcccTGAGTCGaccgtcttcgtctgtgtcttctccgtccatctctccttcttctccttctcgttcttcttcaagCTCGAAGGAGGAGGTTTCCTTGCCGCTGGTCGCCTGGCGCCTCGCAGATCCTCACAACGCCGAAAACGTTAGCGAGATGACGCGTTTGCGTCGCGCGCATCCTCATGCGAAGCCGCAG AGCCTCCTCCAGGGCCATCTGCTCAAGGGCGTTTCCCCGGCGACCCGCGCCATCGGCGCCTTCCACCTGAAA GATCCAGAGCTGAATGCGGAGTTGCCGGCAGGCCGCCGCGTAGCGAACTACGGGAGCAAGGAGCCTCCTCTGGTGTCTTCGCGCCCC GATTACACGTTGCAGCCTTTCCATCCTGACGTAGAGGGTCTCATTGTCG GTTCCGCTGGATTCTGGCAGCTCCTTTCCCCAGAGGAGGCGGCGTCGCTCCTGGATATTTTCATCACCTCTCAGCATGCATCTGCG GCGGCGCAAGCGCGTGGAGATGTCTCGGCTGTCGCCTCAGCCTCG GCGGACGACGACGCCGccacctttcttcttcgagcgGCCCTCGTCGAACTCTTCTGCCGCCGCGA gaGAACGCTTCGGACACACAATCTTTCCCACCGAGCTATGGAGGCCGCAG GCTTGCCTCACTGGAGCAACGTGAAGCAAATGGTTttggagaagcaggcgaccCTCGGGGACGTTACGTCTCAACTCCAAATGATCCACCG GTTGGAAgacctgcatgcaaagcgGCCGGACGAAGCGAGACTGGACAGCCTGTCTCTGGACCGAGTCGGACTCGTCAACAGTG ATGTCGCCGTGTGCGTCGTTCTAAGGGACTGTGGTGGTCCTTCTCCCAAGGCGTGA